In Maridesulfovibrio zosterae DSM 11974, a genomic segment contains:
- a CDS encoding potassium channel family protein, whose translation MAGIVGYSIVILLIYYCESTCESSNIKTLFDAFWYSLVTLTTVGYGDLYPKSIAGKIISMTMVLGSIGILGFIVGKLSEHINALAERHKMGFDGTNFSNHVIIVGWNEFSEDVVTQLVHSGKKVCIATDNKEHIDFIYESFSRNQVFVIYTDMNCRECLKKANAEKAVALMPNLGDDTKNLVFVINAKKYYPHLSFVVTIDNSELKETFTSAGVSFTICRNDISSKIVASYIFEPSVARFNEDILASATENGDYDIQQYYIQSSNRFAESSYGDIFNELKEQFNVLAIGVSRGEGQSQNVIKMPESSFKVLAGDYLIVLTSGRSVESLGQIFGCSEGLFYS comes from the coding sequence TTGGCAGGAATAGTTGGTTATTCGATTGTTATTCTGCTTATTTATTACTGTGAGTCTACCTGTGAGAGTTCTAATATTAAAACTCTCTTTGATGCGTTCTGGTATTCACTGGTGACCCTCACCACTGTAGGGTACGGTGATCTTTATCCCAAATCTATTGCCGGTAAAATTATATCCATGACTATGGTTCTTGGCAGTATTGGGATATTGGGTTTTATTGTCGGTAAACTTAGCGAACATATTAACGCTCTGGCAGAGAGGCACAAAATGGGTTTTGATGGGACTAATTTCAGCAATCATGTAATCATTGTCGGCTGGAACGAATTTTCGGAAGATGTTGTAACTCAGCTTGTCCATTCAGGAAAGAAAGTCTGTATAGCTACAGATAATAAAGAGCATATCGATTTTATATACGAGAGTTTCAGTCGCAATCAGGTCTTTGTTATCTACACAGATATGAACTGCCGGGAATGCCTTAAAAAAGCTAATGCGGAAAAAGCCGTAGCATTAATGCCCAACCTTGGGGATGATACTAAAAATCTGGTTTTTGTTATTAATGCCAAAAAATATTATCCACACCTGTCATTTGTGGTCACTATCGATAACTCTGAATTGAAGGAAACGTTTACCAGTGCAGGCGTAAGTTTTACTATCTGCCGTAATGATATATCATCTAAAATAGTAGCCAGTTATATTTTTGAACCGAGTGTCGCCAGATTTAATGAAGATATTCTGGCCTCAGCAACAGAAAATGGCGATTATGATATCCAGCAGTACTATATCCAGAGCAGCAATAGGTTTGCAGAATCGAGTTATGGTGATATTTTCAATGAACTTAAAGAACAGTTCAATGTACTTGCTATTGGAGTTAGTCGCGGTGAAGGACAAAGCCAGAATGTGATTAAAATGCCTGAGTCTTCTTTCAAAGTACTTGCAGGAGATTACCTGATTGTACTTACTTCGGGACGGTCAGTCGAATCTCTTGGGCAGATATTCGGGTGTTCTGAGGGATTATTTTATTCTTAA
- a CDS encoding DUF805 domain-containing protein, with the protein MKKYIEMLKKFNDFYGTESREEFAHFALIHTAIICVLTFLCYATDHAFAVKVLHTITGLFIVGTILSSIAVFVRRLNALGRNPKLIFAALIPVLGLLYLIFVCFKNDGAEHSPVSILAVKRQQSL; encoded by the coding sequence ATGAAAAAATATATTGAAATGCTGAAAAAATTTAATGATTTTTATGGAACGGAAAGTCGTGAGGAATTTGCGCATTTTGCGTTGATTCATACTGCTATTATTTGCGTACTTACATTTCTATGCTATGCCACCGATCATGCTTTTGCCGTTAAGGTGTTGCATACGATTACCGGACTTTTTATAGTCGGTACAATACTTTCCAGTATAGCTGTCTTTGTCCGCCGTCTAAATGCTTTAGGCAGAAACCCAAAACTTATTTTTGCTGCCTTGATTCCTGTTTTAGGTCTTTTGTATCTGATTTTTGTTTGTTTTAAAAATGATGGTGCAGAGCATTCCCCCGTTTCCATATTAGCTGTTAAAAGGCAACAGTCTTTATAA